The segment CCCACGGCAATCGCGATGGCCGAGGCCGGGCTCGTCGATCTGGACGCCCTGGTCACCGCCACATTCGACCTGGGGCACGTTGTTGAGGCACTCGAGCATTCCCAACTGCCGACCTCGATGAAGGCAATCGTCCGGCCCGGCGGCTTAGCGGATGACGGCAGGCCGGCGGCCGGCGGGATGGCGGCCAGCGGAAACCTGGCCACCCCGTGAGCCTGCCGGGCCGTAGTTCCGATGCAGCTGTGCAACAACGGCGCGCCCGGATCGTCGACCTGGTGCTGGAACGAGGCGAAGCGACGGCGAAAGACCTGAGCCAGGCGCTCGCAGTCAGCGGCGCCACCGTGCACCGCGACATCGAGGTGCTGGTTGACGAGAAACTGCTGCACCGGCGCCGCGGCGTCGTCCTCGCGCCGCCCGAGGCCCAAGTGCAGGCGATCCTTGCCTACCGGCTGCGCTCAGAGATGCCGGTCAAAATTGCCATCGCGCAGGCCGCCCTGCCTTACGTCGCCGATGCGCGGACTGTGCTGATGGACGACTCCACCACCTGTCTGCCGCTGTTCGAGGAGCGCTGCGCGAGCGGAGAAACGGTGCAGATAGTGACCAATTACGTGCGCGGCGCGCGCGCGATCGGCGGCCTGCCGAGCGCCGAGGTGCACATGCTTCCCGGCCTCTACAACGCCAAGCTCGATGCCGTGTTCGGCGCGGCCACGATCGAGGCGGTGTCGAAGTGGCACGCCGACGTCGCGGTCTTCAGTGTTCCCGCGGTCTCCGACGGCCGGCTCTTCCACCTGCTGCCGGACTCCGCGGAGATCAAACGCGCAATGATCGCCGCGGCCCGGACCAAGGTCGTGCTGGTGGACTCGTCCAAGATCGGGCGTACCGGCCCACACGTGATCTGCCAGGCGGCCGACATCGACGTTGCCGTGGTCGATGCCCGGGCGCCTGCCGGCGAAATCCAGGTGTTGCGAGATGCGGGAGTCGAAGTCGTGATCGTGAAGGAGGTCAATTCGTGAATGTTCTCGATGCGTTCAAGTTGGACGGCAAGGTAGCAGCGGTCACCGGTGCCAATCGCGGGATCGGCCGGGCACTGGCGCTCGCGCTGGCCGAGGCGGGCGCCGACCTGGCATTGCTGGTCCGCTCGACGGACGAGGCCGAGCCGCTGCTCGTCGAGATCCGGGCGCTGGGCCGAAAGGCCGAGGCGATCAACGGCGACGTGACGGTTCGTGAGTCGATCGTGCAGGCGGCGACGGCAATCGAGCAATCAATGGGCGCGGTCGACATCCTG is part of the Saxibacter everestensis genome and harbors:
- a CDS encoding DeoR/GlpR family DNA-binding transcription regulator, translating into MQQRRARIVDLVLERGEATAKDLSQALAVSGATVHRDIEVLVDEKLLHRRRGVVLAPPEAQVQAILAYRLRSEMPVKIAIAQAALPYVADARTVLMDDSTTCLPLFEERCASGETVQIVTNYVRGARAIGGLPSAEVHMLPGLYNAKLDAVFGAATIEAVSKWHADVAVFSVPAVSDGRLFHLLPDSAEIKRAMIAAARTKVVLVDSSKIGRTGPHVICQAADIDVAVVDARAPAGEIQVLRDAGVEVVIVKEVNS